One part of the Anaeromyxobacter sp. Fw109-5 genome encodes these proteins:
- the alaS gene encoding alanine--tRNA ligase: protein MKTAAQIRELFLRFFEEKAHRRVPSSSLVPQNDPTLLFTNAGMNQFKDVFTGREKRDYSRATTAQKCVRAGGKHNDLENVGFTARHHTFFEMLGNFSFGDYFKKEAIAWAWELVTSERWLAISKERLAATVFAGEGTLPWDEEAYRLWEAQGVPPERIHKLGAKDNFWAMGDTGPCGPCSELHFFQGNDIPCAEEKAGRTCQGVACDCDRWLEIWNLVFMQFERGADGGLTPLPKPSIDTGAGLERMAAVVQGKRSNYDIDAFQSIIRAIEKLAGKRYGATDADDDVSMRVIADHARATTFLVGDGVLPANEGRGYVLRRIMRRAIRHGKRLGLERPFLADVCEAVMEEMGGAYPETRENRAFIVKVAGQEEESFRRTLDKGLAILETEMRKAIPPETHLGKPATPPPSAPRPVIDGKLAFQLYDTFGFPLDLTRVIAAERGFDVDEQGFDRNMAEQRARSEWKGSGEQAVGDLHKQIASELGETRFLGYEAPTARAEVKALLANGARAAKAARGDKVEVVTAATPFYGESGGQVGDQGSIAAPGGRVRVEDTRRPVPGLVTHVGVVEEGELAVGDLVELAVDDRRRDLIRANHSATHLLQLALRETLGDHVKQAGSIVAPDYLRFDFSHFQPLSEEELNAIERRVNELVRENAETETAVLKLEDARQSGAMMIFGEKYGDVVRVVRLGPSKELCGGTHVRRTGDIAFFKIGSEESIAAGVRRIVAYTGPQAIELSQREADELRRAAALFKAGAFEVAQKIEQTQKRVKDLERALDEAKGKIASAQSGDLAAQARDVKGAKVLAVRVQGDGKSLRELADKLRDRLGTGVVALGAEQDGKAILLVAVTKDLTARLKAGELVKEAAKLVGGSGGGKPDLAQAGGSDPAGLEKALAKVQELAVAALG, encoded by the coding sequence ATGAAAACCGCCGCCCAGATCCGCGAGCTCTTCCTGCGCTTCTTCGAGGAGAAGGCGCACCGCCGCGTGCCCAGCTCCTCCCTCGTCCCGCAGAACGACCCGACGCTCCTCTTCACGAACGCCGGGATGAACCAGTTCAAGGACGTGTTCACCGGTCGTGAGAAGCGCGACTACTCCCGGGCGACCACGGCGCAGAAGTGCGTCCGGGCCGGCGGCAAGCACAACGACCTCGAGAACGTCGGGTTCACCGCCCGCCACCACACGTTCTTCGAGATGCTCGGGAACTTCTCCTTCGGCGACTACTTCAAGAAGGAGGCGATCGCCTGGGCCTGGGAGCTCGTCACCTCCGAGCGCTGGCTCGCGATCTCGAAGGAGCGGCTCGCCGCCACCGTCTTCGCTGGGGAGGGGACCCTGCCCTGGGACGAGGAGGCGTACCGGCTCTGGGAGGCGCAGGGCGTGCCCCCCGAGCGGATCCACAAGCTCGGCGCGAAGGACAACTTCTGGGCCATGGGGGACACCGGGCCGTGCGGCCCGTGCTCGGAGCTCCACTTCTTCCAGGGGAACGACATCCCCTGCGCCGAGGAGAAGGCCGGCCGCACGTGCCAGGGCGTCGCCTGCGACTGCGACCGCTGGCTCGAGATCTGGAACCTCGTGTTCATGCAGTTCGAGCGCGGCGCCGACGGCGGGCTCACCCCGCTGCCGAAGCCCTCCATCGACACCGGCGCCGGCCTGGAGCGCATGGCGGCCGTCGTCCAGGGGAAGCGCTCCAACTACGACATCGACGCCTTCCAGAGCATCATCCGCGCCATCGAGAAGCTCGCCGGGAAGCGCTACGGCGCGACGGACGCGGACGACGACGTCTCGATGCGCGTCATCGCCGACCACGCGCGCGCCACCACCTTCCTCGTGGGCGACGGCGTCCTCCCGGCGAACGAGGGGCGCGGCTACGTGCTGCGCCGGATCATGCGCCGCGCCATCCGCCACGGGAAGCGGCTCGGCCTCGAGAGGCCGTTCCTCGCGGACGTCTGCGAGGCGGTGATGGAGGAGATGGGCGGCGCCTACCCGGAGACGCGCGAGAACCGCGCGTTCATCGTCAAGGTCGCGGGGCAGGAGGAGGAGTCCTTCCGGCGCACGCTCGACAAGGGGCTCGCCATCCTCGAGACCGAGATGCGCAAGGCGATCCCGCCGGAGACGCACCTCGGCAAGCCCGCCACCCCGCCGCCTTCGGCGCCCCGGCCGGTGATCGACGGCAAGCTCGCCTTCCAGCTCTACGACACGTTCGGCTTCCCGCTCGACCTCACCCGCGTCATCGCGGCGGAGCGCGGCTTCGACGTGGACGAGCAGGGCTTCGACCGGAACATGGCCGAGCAGCGCGCCCGCTCCGAGTGGAAGGGCTCCGGCGAGCAGGCCGTCGGCGATCTCCACAAGCAGATCGCGAGCGAGCTCGGCGAGACCCGCTTCCTCGGGTACGAGGCGCCGACCGCCCGCGCCGAGGTGAAGGCGCTCCTCGCGAACGGCGCGCGCGCCGCGAAGGCCGCGCGGGGCGACAAGGTGGAGGTGGTCACCGCGGCGACGCCCTTCTACGGGGAGTCCGGCGGCCAGGTCGGCGATCAGGGGTCGATCGCCGCGCCGGGCGGGCGCGTGCGCGTGGAGGACACCCGCCGGCCGGTGCCCGGCCTCGTCACGCACGTCGGCGTGGTGGAGGAGGGTGAGCTCGCGGTCGGAGATCTGGTCGAGCTCGCCGTCGACGACCGGCGCCGCGACCTCATCCGCGCGAACCACTCGGCGACGCACCTGCTCCAGCTCGCGCTGCGCGAGACGCTCGGCGACCACGTGAAGCAGGCCGGCTCGATCGTGGCCCCGGACTACCTGCGCTTCGACTTCTCCCACTTCCAGCCGCTCTCCGAGGAGGAGCTGAACGCCATCGAGCGGCGGGTGAACGAGCTCGTGCGCGAGAACGCCGAGACGGAGACCGCCGTCCTCAAGCTCGAGGACGCGCGCCAGTCCGGCGCCATGATGATCTTCGGCGAGAAGTACGGCGACGTCGTGCGCGTCGTCCGCCTCGGACCCTCCAAGGAGCTCTGCGGCGGCACGCACGTGCGGCGGACCGGGGACATCGCCTTCTTCAAGATCGGCAGCGAGGAGTCGATCGCCGCGGGCGTGCGCCGCATCGTCGCGTACACGGGGCCGCAGGCGATCGAGCTGTCGCAGCGGGAGGCCGACGAGCTCCGCCGCGCGGCGGCGCTCTTCAAGGCGGGCGCCTTCGAGGTCGCGCAGAAGATCGAGCAGACCCAGAAGCGCGTGAAGGACCTCGAGCGCGCGCTGGACGAGGCGAAGGGCAAGATCGCCTCCGCGCAGTCCGGCGATCTCGCCGCCCAGGCGCGGGACGTGAAGGGCGCGAAGGTCCTCGCGGTCCGCGTGCAGGGCGACGGCAAGAGCCTGCGCGAGCTGGCCGACAAGCTCCGCGACCGGCTCGGCACGGGCGTCGTCGCGCTCGGGGCGGAGCAGGACGGCAAGGCGATCCTGCTCGTCGCCGTCACGAAGGACCTCACCGCCCGGCTCAAGGCGGGGGAGCTCGTGAAGGAGGCCGCGAAGCTCGTCGGGGGCTCGGGCGGCGGCAAGCCGGACCTGGCGCAGGCGGGCGGCTCGGATCCCGCCGGCCTGGAGAAGGCGCTCGCCAAGGTGCAGGAGCTCGCGGTCGCCGCGCTGGGGTGA